The Candidatus Rubidus massiliensis DNA segment GTTTCGAGTTTAATTTATTTTACTTATGGCTTTCCAGGTATAGCATTATCTCCATATTTTCCCTCCATATAAGCTTTTGCCATTTCTTCTTTTGTTACAATGGGTACATCAAAAGCATGTCCAGCTTGCCCAAAAGCTATCATTCTTTCTTCACAAACTTTTTGCATAGCATTTCTAGCTTCTTTCATATAAGCTCTTAAATCGAATTCCCCAGGTTTTTCCGTTAAAACTTTGCGAATAGCTCCAGTCATTGCTAAACGATTATCTGTATCTACATTAATTTTTCTAACACCTGCTTTTATACCTCTTTGGATTTCTTCAATAGGCACTCCGTAGGTTTCAGGAATATGGCCTCCATATTTATTGATAATATCTAATAAATCGTGAGGTACAGAACTACTGCCATGCATAACTAAATGGCAATCAGGTATTTTTGCATGAATTTCTTGAATGCGTTCAATAGATAAGACTTCTTTGGTAGGTTTCTTAGAAAATTTGTATGCGCCATGACTTGTTCCAACAGCTACAGCTAATGCATCAATTCCAGTTCTCTTTACAAAGTCAATGGCTTGATCTGGATCGGTTAAAAGTTGTTCTAAAGTTAATTTTCCTCTTGCACCATGGCCATCTTCTAAATCACCAGACATTTTTTCAAGTGAACCTAAAACTCCTAATTCTCCTTCTACAGAAACACCTAAAGAGTGAGCTATTTCTACAACGTACCGAGTTACCTGCACGTTATATTCATAATCAGAAGGAGTTGAACCATCCTCTAATAATGAACCGTCCATCATTACACTCGTAAACCCTTGCATAATAGCGCTTATACAAGTTTCAGGGCTATTTCCGTGATCTTGGTGCATAACTATTGGGATTTCTGGGTAAAGTTCAACGGCTGCGAGCATTAAATGCCTTAAAAAATTGTCATTAGTATATTTTCTTGCCCCGCGGCTTGCTTGAATAATAACAGGACTTTTTGTTTTTCGAGCAGCTTCCATTATGGCTTGGATTTGTTCCATGTTATTAACGTTTAAAGCCGCAACGCCAAATCCTTTATTTTTTGCATAGTCGAGCAGAGGTCGCATGGGGATAAGAGGCATTTTATTCTCCTGTATTAAATTAATAAAACTCATATTGTAAAGAGTCTCATACTGTACCGAGGATTAAAATCTCAAGCTGAAAAATTAAATATTTATAAAAAAGACTTGATTATCCTTGTTAAAAAGGGGATACCATTGATTTAATAAAAGAAAGATCTACAGGACAATTTAGGCATGTACACTAATCGTTTAATCAATGAAAAATCTCCATACCTCCTTCAACACGCTCACAATCCAGTTGATTGGTACCCATGGGGCGAAGAAGCAATTACTGCCGCACAAGTACAAAACAAACCTATTTTTTTATCAATTGGTTATGCCACTTGCCATTGGTGTCATGTCATGGAAGAAGAATCTTTTGAAAATGAAGAAGTTGCTGATTTATTAAATGATGCTTTTATTAACATAAAAATTGATAGAGAAGAGCAGCCAGAAGTAGATAGCATTTATATGGAATTTGCTCAGAGCATGATGTCTGGTGCCGCAGGGTGGCCATTAAATGTTATTTTAACGCCTGATTTAGAGCCATTTTTTGCCGCAACTTACTTACCTCCTTATACCAAACATGGACTCATGGGCTTAATAGAGGTTATCCAAAAAATTAAGGAATTATGGCAAAGTGAAGAGCGAGAAAAAGTTGTTGATCAAGCTAGCAAAATAGTAGAAATATTTGCAGATAGCGTGTCGCCAATTGGAGAAGAAGTTCTTGATAAAGAGGTGGTTGATGATACAGCTGATCAATTGTTTAAAATGGCAGACTCAGTTTATGGTGGCATTAAAGGAATTCCTAAATTTCCAGTTGGCTACCAGTCTAACTTTATGCTTCGATATGCTAGTAGCTCAAAAGATAGTAGAGCTTTATTTTTAGTAGATAAAACTTTAACTATGATGCAAAGAGGGGGAATCTACGATCACTTAGGTGGTGGATTTTCAAGATATAGTGTAGATGAGCAGTGGTTAGTGCCTCATTTTGAAAAAATGCTTTATGATAACGCACTTTTGTCCTATGCCTACCTAGAAGCCTGGCAATTTACGAAAAATTCTCTTTATAAAAAAATAACAACAGAAATCCTCGATTATATTTTAAGAGACATGAGAAGTCCAGAAGGTGGATTTTATTCTGCCGAAGATGCTGACTCGGAAGGAAAAGAGGGATATTTTTATACTTGGACATACGAAGAAGTACAAAATATTTTGGGAGAGCAAGCAAAGCTTTTTTGTGACTATTATCAGGTGATGCCTGAAGGAAATTTCGGCAAAAGAAATATTATTCATACTCCTATGACGATCGAAGAATTTGCTCAAAAAAAAGGGATGGACGCATCTTTTTTAGAAAAATCTCTTGAAGGGCAAAAAAAATTGCTTTGGAAAGTAAGAGAGGGGCGAGTTCATCCTTTTAAAGATGATAAAATATTGACCTCTTGGAATGGTCTTATGATTACATCTTTGGCAGAGGCGGGAGCGGCTTTCAATAATCAGAATTATATAGAAGCTGCAAAACAAGCTGCTGTTTTTATAAAAAAAAATCTCTGGAAAAATGGTATACTATATAGAAGATACCGTGAAATGGAAGTCTCTTTTACAGGAGGGCTAGAGGAATACGCATTTTTAATAAGAGGGTTACTCAGTTTATTTCAAGTCGATCAGGGAACAGAATGGTTAAAATGGGCTTTAGAATTAACACATATCCTTCAAGAAAGATATAAAGAAAGTGAGGGGGCCTTTTATCAGACTGACGGGCAAGATAAAAATTTGATTTTAAGGAGATGTCACTTTTCTGATGGAGCCGAGCCTTCTGGAAATGCGATACATACCGAAAATTTAATAAAGCTTTACCACATGACTGGTAATATTGATTATTTGGAACAAGCAGAAGATGTAATGAAGGCTGCAAAAGAACCTATAGAAAATTATTTACCCGGTTACTGCTATCATATCATGAATATTCAGTATTATTATGATAGACATGCGCCCACTATAGTTATTGCACTAAATGAAGCTGAAGATAATAAAGATTTGATAAGACGTCTCATTTATGAACACTTTATACCTCATAAATCGATCATTTGGAAAAGGACTAATGATAAAGAATTAATCCGTTTAATCCCTTCTTGTGAAAAACAGGGGCTAGAAAATAATCAAACGACGGTATATTTTTGTGAAGAAGGTGTTTGTAAACGACCCATTACCTCT contains these protein-coding regions:
- the fda gene encoding Fructose-bisphosphate aldolase, which translates into the protein MPLIPMRPLLDYAKNKGFGVAALNVNNMEQIQAIMEAARKTKSPVIIQASRGARKYTNDNFLRHLMLAAVELYPEIPIVMHQDHGNSPETCISAIMQGFTSVMMDGSLLEDGSTPSDYEYNVQVTRYVVEIAHSLGVSVEGELGVLGSLEKMSGDLEDGHGARGKLTLEQLLTDPDQAIDFVKRTGIDALAVAVGTSHGAYKFSKKPTKEVLSIERIQEIHAKIPDCHLVMHGSSSVPHDLLDIINKYGGHIPETYGVPIEEIQRGIKAGVRKINVDTDNRLAMTGAIRKVLTEKPGEFDLRAYMKEARNAMQKVCEERMIAFGQAGHAFDVPIVTKEEMAKAYMEGKYGDNAIPGKP
- a CDS encoding Thioredoxin-related protein, with translation MYTNRLINEKSPYLLQHAHNPVDWYPWGEEAITAAQVQNKPIFLSIGYATCHWCHVMEEESFENEEVADLLNDAFINIKIDREEQPEVDSIYMEFAQSMMSGAAGWPLNVILTPDLEPFFAATYLPPYTKHGLMGLIEVIQKIKELWQSEEREKVVDQASKIVEIFADSVSPIGEEVLDKEVVDDTADQLFKMADSVYGGIKGIPKFPVGYQSNFMLRYASSSKDSRALFLVDKTLTMMQRGGIYDHLGGGFSRYSVDEQWLVPHFEKMLYDNALLSYAYLEAWQFTKNSLYKKITTEILDYILRDMRSPEGGFYSAEDADSEGKEGYFYTWTYEEVQNILGEQAKLFCDYYQVMPEGNFGKRNIIHTPMTIEEFAQKKGMDASFLEKSLEGQKKLLWKVREGRVHPFKDDKILTSWNGLMITSLAEAGAAFNNQNYIEAAKQAAVFIKKNLWKNGILYRRYREMEVSFTGGLEEYAFLIRGLLSLFQVDQGTEWLKWALELTHILQERYKESEGAFYQTDGQDKNLILRRCHFSDGAEPSGNAIHTENLIKLYHMTGNIDYLEQAEDVMKAAKEPIENYLPGYCYHIMNIQYYYDRHAPTIVIALNEAEDNKDLIRRLIYEHFIPHKSIIWKRTNDKELIRLIPSCEKQGLENNQTTVYFCEEGVCKRPITSMEECAKFIENWKTM